The following coding sequences are from one Rhinoraja longicauda isolate Sanriku21f chromosome 7, sRhiLon1.1, whole genome shotgun sequence window:
- the LOC144595356 gene encoding collagenase 3-like translates to MKYFWSPVLFVLVHVTCTSAIPRLFEAEKDEKDWQLAETYLNQFYKLEDQSTRIMGKSKTYRTSGSFSEKIRKMQEYFGLRVTGSLDAETLGVMEKPRCGVPDVAEYNHFPRKLKWKQDLLTYRILNYTPDLSRAEVHMAIEKAFKVWSNVTPLKFNRTDEGQADIMITFGAREHGDAYPFDGPHGILAHAFPPAEGIGGDTHFDEDEAWTIGSHGYNLFIVAAHEFGHALGLAHSQDPGALMYPVYVFTPMKEFRLSRDDVNGIQALYGSSNEVHPPPAETPDVCDPYLYFDAVAGLRGETLYFKDRFLWRSHSHLPESELVLIKSFWPRLPVRIHAAYENQHNGLLIVIKGMKYWAIDGYNIMPGYPKSIYKFGLPKHIRKIDATVHIEKTSKTLFFARGQYWSYDEVKQSMDEGYPRRIMIDWPGIPSRLDATFERHGYIYFFSRSSQFIFSKSEQRVVSIQRINSLLGC, encoded by the exons ATGAAGTATTTTTGGTCtccagttttatttgttttagtTCATGTAACATGTACTTCTGCTATTCCACGACTGTTCGAAGCTGAGAAAGATGAGAAGGATTGGCAGTTGGCTGAG ACTTACCTGAACCAATTCTACAAGCTTGAAGATCAGTCAACAAGAATCATGGGAAAGTCCAAAACCTACAGAACATCAGGTTCATTTTCAGAGAAGATTAGGAAAATGCAAGAATATTTTGGCCTCAGAGTAACTGGCTCTCTAGATGCTGAAACTCTGGGAGTAATGGAAAAACCTCGTTGTGGAGTTCCTGATGTTGCTGAATATAATCACTTCCCAAGAAAACTGAAATGGAAACAGGATTTGTTAACATACAG AATTCTGAACTATACGCCGGATCTTTCACGTGCTGAGGTGCACATGGCAATAGAGAAAGCTTTCAAGGTTTGGAGTAACGTCACGCCTTTGAAATTCAACAGAACCGATGAGGGACAAGCTGATATTATGATCACATTTGGGGCTAGAG AACATGGAGACGCTTACCCATTTGATGGACCGCATGGCATACTGGCCCATGCTTTCCCTCCAGCTGAAGGCATTGGAGGGGACACTCACTTTGATGAAGATGAAGCATGGACAATAGGATCACATG GGTACAATCTCTTTATTGTGGCTGCCCATGAGTTTGGCCATGCATTGGGACTGGCTCACTCTCAGGATCCCGGAGCATTGATGTATCCAGTGTACGTATTCACACCGATGAAAGAGTTCCGTCTCTCACGTGATGACGTTAATGGAATCCAAGCTCTATATG GTTCATCAAATGAAGTGCATCCACCACCAGCAGAAACGCCTGATGTCTGTGATCCTTATTTGTATTTTGATGCTGTTGCTGGTCTTCGTGGAGAAACATTATATTTTAAGGACCG GTTTTTATGGAGGAGTCATTCACATCTCCCTGAGAGTGAGCTTGTTTTAATTAAATCATTCTGGCCAAGACTTCCTGTCAGGATTCATGCCGCGTACGAAAATCAGCACAATGGTTTACTCATTGTTATTAAAG GAATGAAATACTGGGCCATCGATGGCTACAACATCATGCCGGGATATCCAAAGTCCATCTACAAATTTGGTCTTCCAAAACACATCAGGAAAATAGATGCCACTGTTCATATTGAGAAGACTTCAAAGACATTATTCTTTGCAAGAGGCCAGTACTGGAG CTACGATGAAGTGAAACAGAGCATGGATGAAGGTTACCCGCGACGGATCATGATTGACTGGCCAGGAATCCCTTCCAGGCTGGATGCAACATTTGAACGTCATG GATATATTTACTTCTTCTCTAGATCGTCTCAGTTCATCTTCAGCAAAAGTGAGCAACGCGTCGTTTCAATACAAAGAATCAATTCACtgttgggatgttaa